The following proteins are co-located in the Synechococcus sp. PROS-U-1 genome:
- a CDS encoding ABC transporter substrate-binding protein: MKLRRWLAGGALALVIALGALVGSASFRAEEVSILMPSSFTDASADLVKAFNREHRGRIHLKLIRGPLNTESISDLAISSLLLGDAPFDALLMDVTWLPKYAAAGWLEPLDPWFDQADQELLVQGARLGNDYDGHLYRWPLVADVGLLYWRTDLMDQPPKTPNELVSVAANLVQSNAISNGFVWQGRQYEGLSCDFLEVLQGFGGSWMDTTTNAMELDTPAATAAATWLNDLISEGVSPYAVTNYAESESLQAFKAGDAALMRNWPYAWAELQKDDSNVKGNVGISLMVAQPGERPGATLGSWGLSLMHQSPHQEAAVEAIRYLTSEASQRARFLNNGYSPTQEKLFSDPEMLKSSPVLPELLVALNHAVVRPPTPLYAQLSDVLQRELNGLFTDAGSPDEAMATSQQRSQTLLRAAGATP, translated from the coding sequence ATGAAGCTGAGACGCTGGCTCGCAGGCGGCGCCTTGGCACTGGTGATAGCCCTGGGAGCGCTGGTTGGATCAGCCTCCTTTCGAGCGGAGGAGGTGAGCATCCTCATGCCCTCGTCCTTCACCGATGCCAGTGCTGATCTGGTGAAGGCCTTCAACCGCGAGCATCGCGGCCGGATACATCTGAAGTTGATCCGAGGTCCGTTGAACACGGAATCGATTTCAGATCTTGCAATCAGCAGCCTTCTGCTCGGTGATGCACCCTTCGACGCGCTGCTGATGGATGTCACCTGGTTGCCGAAATATGCGGCCGCGGGCTGGCTGGAACCCCTGGATCCCTGGTTTGATCAAGCCGACCAAGAGCTGCTGGTACAGGGTGCTCGGCTGGGCAATGACTACGACGGTCACCTCTATCGCTGGCCGTTGGTCGCCGATGTGGGACTGCTCTATTGGCGAACGGATCTGATGGATCAACCACCGAAAACGCCGAATGAGTTGGTGTCCGTTGCAGCAAACCTTGTTCAGTCCAACGCCATTTCCAATGGTTTTGTCTGGCAGGGTCGTCAGTACGAAGGGCTGAGTTGCGACTTTCTTGAGGTCCTCCAGGGTTTCGGCGGCAGCTGGATGGACACCACCACCAATGCCATGGAGCTTGACACCCCTGCGGCAACGGCCGCGGCGACCTGGTTGAACGATTTGATCAGCGAAGGGGTCAGCCCCTATGCCGTTACCAATTACGCCGAATCGGAGTCGCTTCAGGCCTTTAAAGCCGGCGATGCAGCCCTGATGCGCAACTGGCCCTACGCCTGGGCTGAACTGCAGAAGGACGACAGCAATGTGAAAGGCAATGTGGGCATCAGCCTAATGGTGGCGCAACCGGGTGAACGCCCCGGCGCGACCCTGGGCAGCTGGGGGTTGAGCCTGATGCATCAGTCGCCGCATCAGGAGGCGGCGGTGGAAGCGATTCGCTACCTCACCAGCGAAGCCTCCCAGCGGGCACGCTTTCTCAACAATGGCTACTCCCCCACCCAGGAGAAGTTGTTCAGCGACCCGGAGATGCTGAAGAGTTCTCCTGTGCTGCCGGAGCTGTTGGTGGCGTTGAACCATGCGGTGGTTCGCCCGCCGACACCCCTCTATGCACAGCTCAGCGATGTGTTGCAGCGGGAACTCAACGGACTGTTCACCGATGCCGGATCCCCCGATGAGGCCATGGCGACCAGTCAGCAGCGAAGCCAGACCCTGCTTCGTGCCGCGGGGGCCACGCCATGA
- a CDS encoding carbohydrate ABC transporter permease, with product MSRRPFWIALLLVWSLGPMLWQLVSSFTTADALVSDQLSFWNRWTLNNYRDLLGTDPPFWRYLFNSSLVASITTLLTLVLAVPAAYGLAKLPNRWKGSLRTAVVGAALFPYVLLFLALLELARTFSLGNNLIAISIPYSALSMPLALLLLTAAFEALPNDLEDAAKLEGLSMWQRLRWVLLPLIAPASASTAILVFLFAWNEYPVALTWLSRSDLLTLPVAMARIAGSSTYSIPYGTYAAATVLGAIPLLVLVLLFQRQIVSGLTNGAIKG from the coding sequence ATGTCGCGACGTCCCTTCTGGATTGCCCTGCTGCTGGTCTGGTCCCTCGGCCCGATGCTGTGGCAATTGGTGAGTTCATTCACCACCGCTGATGCCCTGGTCAGTGACCAACTGAGTTTCTGGAACCGCTGGACCCTCAACAACTACAGAGATCTGCTGGGCACCGATCCGCCATTTTGGCGGTACTTGTTCAACAGCAGCCTGGTGGCCTCCATCACCACTCTGCTCACCTTGGTGCTGGCTGTTCCAGCGGCCTATGGACTAGCCAAACTCCCCAATCGATGGAAGGGAAGTCTGCGGACCGCGGTGGTCGGAGCCGCCCTGTTCCCCTACGTGCTTCTGTTCCTAGCGCTGCTGGAACTGGCCCGCACGTTCTCACTGGGCAACAACCTCATCGCGATTTCCATTCCCTACAGCGCGCTCTCAATGCCCCTGGCCCTCTTGCTGCTCACTGCAGCTTTTGAAGCCCTACCCAACGATCTCGAAGACGCGGCGAAACTGGAGGGCCTATCGATGTGGCAGCGGCTGCGCTGGGTGCTGCTTCCCTTGATTGCACCGGCCTCCGCCAGCACAGCAATCCTGGTCTTCCTGTTCGCCTGGAACGAATATCCCGTTGCCCTGACCTGGCTGAGCCGCAGCGATCTGCTCACACTGCCCGTGGCGATGGCCCGTATTGCGGGATCATCCACCTATTCGATTCCCTACGGCACCTACGCAGCAGCCACTGTGCTCGGCGCCATTCCGCTGTTGGTACTCGTGCTGTTGTTTCAGCGGCAAATCGTCAGTGGACTCACCAACGGAGCGATCAAAGGATGA
- the ggpS gene encoding glucosylglycerol-phosphate synthase: protein MGAGQSSFVILYHRTPFDESKDKNGKRIWVDQKSPNGIIPTLRNLFRSCEKGTWIAWRRVDDQSNEGTERFEMDNPSPFTLCRIPLEDEQISSFYHITSKECFWPILHTFPTYFNVNNANWKIFEEVNKRFAMAACAEAAEGATVWVHDYNLWLAPGYIREERPDLKIAFFHHTPFPGNDVFAILPWREQILESLLCCDVVGFHIPRYTENFARAAITLVGAKRGPKVPVDKKFIEVGTALSEGTVTSHLEHNGRTIQLLSSPVGTSPDLIQELCWSPSVESHGELIVQDTKKGRKLILSASRVDYTKGNEELLLAFERLLERRKDLHGQVVLMLACVAAASGMKIYEDTQRSIEEMAGRINGRFSQIDWVPIRFSTRRIPYDEMIAWFCHADVCWITPLRDGLNLVAKEYAAARRNRGGVLVLSEFTGASVVLDGAVLTNPYSNRRMDEAIESALEMDEDEQRDRMSRMTDAVESYTVSDWADEQISGLSASPPQ, encoded by the coding sequence ATGGGTGCTGGTCAGAGTTCGTTTGTAATCCTCTACCACCGCACGCCGTTCGACGAATCAAAAGACAAGAACGGAAAAAGAATATGGGTCGATCAGAAAAGCCCTAACGGAATTATTCCGACACTTCGCAATCTCTTTCGCAGCTGCGAAAAGGGAACCTGGATTGCTTGGAGACGCGTCGACGATCAGTCGAATGAGGGCACAGAACGGTTTGAAATGGACAACCCTTCGCCGTTCACTCTGTGCAGGATTCCTCTGGAAGATGAACAGATTTCCAGTTTTTATCACATCACATCAAAGGAATGCTTCTGGCCGATTCTTCATACTTTCCCAACCTACTTCAATGTCAATAATGCGAACTGGAAGATCTTCGAAGAGGTCAACAAGCGCTTTGCCATGGCGGCCTGCGCGGAAGCTGCTGAAGGAGCAACAGTTTGGGTGCACGACTACAATCTTTGGTTGGCTCCGGGATACATCCGAGAGGAACGTCCCGACCTGAAGATTGCCTTCTTCCATCACACTCCGTTTCCAGGAAATGATGTTTTTGCCATCCTTCCCTGGCGTGAGCAGATTCTGGAAAGTCTGCTCTGTTGTGATGTCGTCGGCTTCCACATTCCCCGCTACACAGAAAACTTTGCCCGTGCCGCCATCACCCTGGTGGGCGCCAAACGTGGACCCAAAGTCCCGGTGGACAAGAAATTCATTGAAGTAGGCACCGCCCTGTCGGAGGGCACGGTGACCAGTCACCTCGAGCACAACGGCCGCACCATTCAGCTCCTCAGCTCTCCGGTGGGCACCTCACCGGATCTGATCCAGGAATTGTGCTGGAGCCCGTCGGTTGAAAGCCATGGCGAATTGATCGTTCAAGACACCAAAAAAGGCCGAAAGCTGATCCTCTCTGCGAGTCGGGTGGATTACACCAAGGGGAACGAAGAGTTGCTGCTGGCCTTTGAACGTCTCTTGGAACGACGCAAGGATCTGCATGGGCAGGTGGTGCTGATGCTGGCCTGTGTGGCCGCTGCCAGTGGAATGAAGATCTACGAAGACACCCAACGCTCGATCGAGGAAATGGCGGGGCGAATCAACGGCCGTTTCAGCCAGATCGATTGGGTCCCCATCCGCTTTTCCACCCGCCGGATCCCCTACGACGAAATGATCGCCTGGTTCTGTCATGCGGATGTCTGCTGGATCACACCCCTGCGGGATGGCCTGAATCTGGTGGCCAAGGAATATGCCGCTGCTCGACGCAACCGTGGCGGGGTTCTTGTGCTCTCCGAATTCACCGGAGCCTCGGTTGTGCTCGATGGCGCCGTGCTCACCAACCCGTATTCAAATCGCCGCATGGATGAGGCCATTGAATCGGCACTGGAAATGGATGAAGACGAACAACGCGACCGAATGAGCCGCATGACCGATGCCGTGGAGAGCTACACGGTTAGCGACTGGGCGGATGAACAGATCTCTGGTCTGTCGGCCTCGCCCCCGCAATGA
- a CDS encoding carbohydrate ABC transporter permease: protein MTVFLAVPALLLIAVVFGWPMLRYSWLSFHADSVLTGLEPVANGGANWMRLVVDQRFWLDAFQTARFALISVGLELLLALAIALLLHQRWRGRGAVRALTLLPWALPTTMMALGWRWIFNTPYGPIEVLAGRLGLNSLDLLSTPSITWLVTVFADVWKTTPFITLILLAGLQSIPDDLYSAFRLEGGTPLQALRRVTLPLLLPYILLSLLFRLAQAFGVFDLVQVLTGGGPAGSTESIALYAYLNGMRFLDFGYSATVMLAGFLLLTVLIVAGALVLKTLGVLRPMNQ from the coding sequence ATGACGGTGTTTCTTGCAGTTCCAGCACTACTGCTGATCGCCGTTGTCTTCGGCTGGCCGATGCTGCGATACTCGTGGCTGAGCTTTCACGCTGATTCCGTCCTCACTGGCCTTGAACCGGTGGCCAATGGCGGAGCTAACTGGATGCGGCTGGTGGTTGATCAGCGGTTCTGGCTGGATGCCTTTCAGACCGCGCGATTCGCCCTGATCTCCGTGGGACTGGAGTTGCTGTTGGCCCTGGCTATTGCACTCCTGCTGCATCAGCGCTGGCGCGGCCGAGGCGCCGTTCGTGCCCTGACCCTGCTTCCTTGGGCTCTGCCCACAACGATGATGGCCTTGGGCTGGCGCTGGATCTTCAACACTCCCTACGGACCCATCGAGGTGCTGGCGGGACGCCTTGGTCTCAACTCCCTGGATTTGTTGTCCACCCCATCGATCACCTGGCTGGTGACCGTCTTTGCGGATGTCTGGAAAACAACGCCCTTCATCACGTTGATCCTTCTGGCGGGGCTCCAGAGCATTCCCGACGACCTTTACAGCGCCTTTCGCCTGGAAGGTGGAACCCCGCTCCAAGCCTTGCGCCGGGTCACTTTGCCGCTGCTGCTGCCCTACATCCTGCTCAGCCTTTTGTTCCGCTTGGCCCAGGCCTTCGGGGTGTTCGACCTGGTGCAGGTACTGACCGGTGGTGGTCCAGCCGGGAGCACGGAAAGCATCGCCCTCTATGCCTATCTCAACGGCATGCGCTTCCTTGATTTCGGCTACAGCGCCACGGTGATGCTGGCGGGCTTCCTGCTGCTCACCGTGCTCATCGTCGCGGGGGCCCTGGTGCTGAAGACCCTCGGTGTGTTGAGGCCCATGAATCAATGA